AAAATAAACGGTGTAGACAGGTAGAAATTGGGAAAAATACTTTAAATTTTTCTTTTTTTTATCTAAAGAACTGAAAAATAGTCTAGTTTGAAAAATGAGTCAACGCCTCTTCCAACGTTTCTACAAAATTGACATGCCCGGTTTTATTACTTTCAAAGATGAAATCCCTCATGCTTTTGCTTTCGTATTTATTAAAATCGCCAACAATAGCTAATCCAATGCGGTAATTTGAAAATTTTTGCAGAATTTCTCCAGCTATTTTAGTCCTCAGGTCAAAAAAGGCCGGAGTAATATTTTTTTCATAGAGAACTACTTTATCAAATCCTTGATAATAGATGTTTCCCATAAGATCTAATGCGTCTTCTGCTGATTGGATAATGATTTGATATGAAGTTACTTCTGCGATTTGCCTGTTTCCGACATTGTGCGGTTTGATCACCATGATTTCTGTGATGTATGGTTATTATACAGGATAAAATTACTTATTTTCTACCATAAATAAACCGATCATTTTCAGATAAGTCTTTTAACAGTTGTGCGTTGGAGAAATAGTGATATAGTTCCAACGTTTCTTGCCCCAACTTTTGATTGATCTCTAAAAATAAAAGTCCGTTATTTTTCAAATGTTCTTGGGAATCCTCTGCAATCTTTCTGTAAAAAATCAAAGCATCAGATGTAGGGGAGAAAAGCGCCATTGTAGGCTCAAATCCTTTCACCGAATCAGCAATTTCCGTTTCCTCTTCAACGCCTATATAAGGTGGATTTGAAATGATAATGTCGTATTCTTCAGTTAATTGGGTGTTCAGATAGTCTGCATGGATGAATTGAATATCAAGCTGATGATAATCTGCATTTCGTTTGGCTGTTTCAAGTGCCTTTTCAGAAAAATCTATTGATGATACTTCAGCATCAGGAAAATGTTTCTTTAAAACCAAAGGAATTACACCACTTCCGGTACCAATATCAAGAATCTTTAACGCTTTATTTCCTGATTTTTTAATCTCCTGAATGGCAATTTCAAGAAGCTCTTCCGTTTCCGGGCGAGGGATCAATACATTTTCATCCACTAGAAATTTCA
This is a stretch of genomic DNA from Chryseobacterium tructae. It encodes these proteins:
- a CDS encoding DUF4180 domain-containing protein codes for the protein MVIKPHNVGNRQIAEVTSYQIIIQSAEDALDLMGNIYYQGFDKVVLYEKNITPAFFDLRTKIAGEILQKFSNYRIGLAIVGDFNKYESKSMRDFIFESNKTGHVNFVETLEEALTHFSN
- the prmC gene encoding peptide chain release factor N(5)-glutamine methyltransferase, with the protein product MTVSAYKKYFKAELSGLYTESESAFLASIFIQKITGFDSFEQRRFSEQELLTDDEQKLGELISILKTGRPYQQILGETEFYGMKFLVDENVLIPRPETEELLEIAIQEIKKSGNKALKILDIGTGSGVIPLVLKKHFPDAEVSSIDFSEKALETAKRNADYHQLDIQFIHADYLNTQLTEEYDIIISNPPYIGVEEETEIADSVKGFEPTMALFSPTSDALIFYRKIAEDSQEHLKNNGLLFLEINQKLGQETLELYHYFSNAQLLKDLSENDRFIYGRK